The following coding sequences lie in one Dunckerocampus dactyliophorus isolate RoL2022-P2 chromosome 4, RoL_Ddac_1.1, whole genome shotgun sequence genomic window:
- the LOC129179913 gene encoding bromodomain-containing protein 3-like isoform X1: MSDAPEAAPPSPPPLTNPPPPEVTNPTKPGRKTNQLQYMQNVVVKTLWKHQFAWPFYQPVDAIKLCLADYHKVIKNPMDMGTIKKRLENNYYWSASEAMQDFNTMFTNCYIYNKPTDDIVLMAQALEKIFLQKVAQMPQEEVALLPPAPKGKNKNKQPPAATTVSQQAESSASPPASYPSPSQTAVISTTPTNVPSTPPVSAPPPPAAMMPSAQPVVKVGMTAPTSCSPPPSTVCFCPQQKKGVKRKADTTTPTTSAISAGRADSPTAQDSKPAKLASSRREAAARPAKVRRETVEDVAAGDIGNAGMAAGGRKGGKLGEQMKHCDAILKEMLSKKHAAYAWPFYKPVDAEALELHDYHDIIKHPMDLSTVRKKMDKGEYSDPQSFATDVRLMFSNCYKYNPPDHEVVAMARKLQDVFEMRFAKIPDEGLEASVPSTTPLVSKSTASSDSSNNSSSDESSDSEEERATRLAELQEQVGAAGQSQLKAVHEQLAVLSQAPVSKPKKKKEKKDKDKKKDKDKGNKAKLEEDKKPKAAAQQPKAANQKKAPARKANSTVTATRQPKRVGKAAGGGSANGDDGGGGGEESSLPMSYDEKRQLSLDINRLPGEKLGRVVHIIQSREPSLRDSNPDEIEIDFETLKPSTLRELERYVKSCLQKKQRKLMQKQAGGGASGGGASRLSGSSSSSSDDSSSTGTSSSSDTD; encoded by the exons ATGTCGGATGCCCCTGAGGCTGCGCCCCCCAGCCCCCCTCCCCTCACCAACCCGCCACCCCCGGAGGTCACCAACCCCACCAAACCTGGCAG GAAGACCAATCAGCTGCAGTACATGCAGAATGTGGTGGTGAAGACTCTGTGGAAGCATCAGTTTGCGTGGCCCTTCTACCAGCCCGTGGATGCCATCAAGCTGTGCCTGGCG GACTACCATAAGGTCATCAAGAACCCCATGGACATGGGGACCATCAAGAAACGGCTGGAGAACAATTACTACTGGAGCGCCAGTGAGGCCATGCAGGACTTCAACACCATGTTCACCAACTGCTACATCTACAACAAG CCCACAGATGACATCGTGCTGATGGCTCAGGCTCTGGAGAAGATCTTCCTGCAGAAAGTAGCTCAGATGCCTCAAGAGGAAGTGGCTCTGCTCCCTCCTGCCCCCAAAGGcaagaacaagaacaaacaGCCTCCTGCTGCCACCACAG TGAGTCAGCAGGCGGAGTCTTCAGCATCGCCTCCTGCGTCCTACCCCTCCCCCTCCCAGACGGCAGTCATTTCGACCACGCCCACAAATGTCCCGTCCACGCCTCCCGTATCTGCTCCGCCGCCGCCAGCAGCCATGATGCCCTCTGCACAGCCTGTGGTCAAGGTAGGCATGACAGCCCCAACATCCTGTAGTCCCCCCCCTTCTACCGTATGTTTTTGTCCCCAACAGAAGAAGGGGGTAAAGAGGAAAGCAGACACCACCACTCCCACCACGTCGGCCATCTCTGCGGGTCGTGCCGACTCTCCCACCGCACAGGACAGCAAACCAGCCAAGCTGGCCTCGTCCCGCCGCGAGGCTGCCGCAAGGCCCGCCAAAGTGCGCCGTGAGACCGTGGAGGACGTAGCGGCCGGCGACATCGGCAACGCCGGCATGGCGGCCGGGGGGAGGAAAGGCGGTAAGCTGGGTGAGCAGATGAAACACTGCGACGCCATCCTGAAGGAGATGCTGTCCAAAAAGCACGCCGCCTACGCCTGGCCCTTCTACAAGCCCGTGGACGCCGAGGCCCTGGAGCTGCACGACTACCACGACATCATCAAACACCCCATGGACCTGAGCACCGTCAGG AAAAAGATGGATAAAGGCGAGTACAGCGACCCTCAGAGTTTCGCCACCGATGTTAGGTTAATGTTCTCCAACTGTTACAAGTACAACCCCCCCGACCACGAGGTGGTGGCCATGGCACGCAAGCTGCAG GATGTCTTCGAGATGCGATTCGCCAAGATCCCCGACGAAGGCCTGGAGGCGTCGGTCCCGTCCACGACGCCATTGGTTAGTAAAAGCACCGCCTCGTCcgacagcagcaacaactccTCCTCAGACGAGTCGTCAGACTCGGAGGAGGAGCGCGCCACGCGATTGGCTGAGCTACAGGAGCAGGTTGGTGCTGCCGGCCAATCACAG CTGAAGGCCGTGCACGAGCAGCTGGCCGTCCTGTCGCAGGCGCCCGTCAGtaagccaaagaagaagaaagagaagaaggaCAAGGACAAGAAGAAGGACAAGGACAAAGGCAACAAGGCCAAGCTGGAGGAAGACAAGAAGCCCAAGGCTGCCGCACAGCAACCCAAAGCAGCCAATCAGAAGAAGGCGCCAGCACGCAAGGCAAACAGCACGGTGACAGCCACCAG GCAACCCAAGAGAGTCGGCAAGGCGGCAGGAGGCGGGTCCGCCAATGGAGATGACGGCGGCGGCGGTGGTGAGGAGTCGTCCCTGCCCATGTCGTACGACGAGAAGCGGCAACTGAGTCTGGACATCAACAGGCTCCCCGGGGAAAAACTGGGCCGCGTGGTCCACATTATCCAGTCCAGGGAACCTTCGCTGAGGGATTCCAACCCCGACGAGATCGAGATCGACTTCGAAACCCTCAAACCCTCCACGCTGCGAGAGCTGGAACGCTACGTCAAGTCCTGCCTGCAGAAGAAGCAGAGGAAGCTGATGC agaagcaagctgGAGGCGGGGCCTCAGGAGGCGGGGCTAGTCGTTTGAGTGGCAGCTCCTCTTCGTCCTCTGATGACAGTTCCTCAACGGgaacctcctcttcctcagacacagactga
- the LOC129179913 gene encoding bromodomain-containing protein 3-like isoform X2 → MSDAPEAAPPSPPPLTNPPPPEVTNPTKPGRKTNQLQYMQNVVVKTLWKHQFAWPFYQPVDAIKLCLADYHKVIKNPMDMGTIKKRLENNYYWSASEAMQDFNTMFTNCYIYNKPTDDIVLMAQALEKIFLQKVAQMPQEEVALLPPAPKGKNKNKQPPAATTVSQQAESSASPPASYPSPSQTAVISTTPTNVPSTPPVSAPPPPAAMMPSAQPVVKKKGVKRKADTTTPTTSAISAGRADSPTAQDSKPAKLASSRREAAARPAKVRRETVEDVAAGDIGNAGMAAGGRKGGKLGEQMKHCDAILKEMLSKKHAAYAWPFYKPVDAEALELHDYHDIIKHPMDLSTVRKKMDKGEYSDPQSFATDVRLMFSNCYKYNPPDHEVVAMARKLQDVFEMRFAKIPDEGLEASVPSTTPLVSKSTASSDSSNNSSSDESSDSEEERATRLAELQEQVGAAGQSQLKAVHEQLAVLSQAPVSKPKKKKEKKDKDKKKDKDKGNKAKLEEDKKPKAAAQQPKAANQKKAPARKANSTVTATRQPKRVGKAAGGGSANGDDGGGGGEESSLPMSYDEKRQLSLDINRLPGEKLGRVVHIIQSREPSLRDSNPDEIEIDFETLKPSTLRELERYVKSCLQKKQRKLMQKQAGGGASGGGASRLSGSSSSSSDDSSSTGTSSSSDTD, encoded by the exons ATGTCGGATGCCCCTGAGGCTGCGCCCCCCAGCCCCCCTCCCCTCACCAACCCGCCACCCCCGGAGGTCACCAACCCCACCAAACCTGGCAG GAAGACCAATCAGCTGCAGTACATGCAGAATGTGGTGGTGAAGACTCTGTGGAAGCATCAGTTTGCGTGGCCCTTCTACCAGCCCGTGGATGCCATCAAGCTGTGCCTGGCG GACTACCATAAGGTCATCAAGAACCCCATGGACATGGGGACCATCAAGAAACGGCTGGAGAACAATTACTACTGGAGCGCCAGTGAGGCCATGCAGGACTTCAACACCATGTTCACCAACTGCTACATCTACAACAAG CCCACAGATGACATCGTGCTGATGGCTCAGGCTCTGGAGAAGATCTTCCTGCAGAAAGTAGCTCAGATGCCTCAAGAGGAAGTGGCTCTGCTCCCTCCTGCCCCCAAAGGcaagaacaagaacaaacaGCCTCCTGCTGCCACCACAG TGAGTCAGCAGGCGGAGTCTTCAGCATCGCCTCCTGCGTCCTACCCCTCCCCCTCCCAGACGGCAGTCATTTCGACCACGCCCACAAATGTCCCGTCCACGCCTCCCGTATCTGCTCCGCCGCCGCCAGCAGCCATGATGCCCTCTGCACAGCCTGTGGTCAAG AAGAAGGGGGTAAAGAGGAAAGCAGACACCACCACTCCCACCACGTCGGCCATCTCTGCGGGTCGTGCCGACTCTCCCACCGCACAGGACAGCAAACCAGCCAAGCTGGCCTCGTCCCGCCGCGAGGCTGCCGCAAGGCCCGCCAAAGTGCGCCGTGAGACCGTGGAGGACGTAGCGGCCGGCGACATCGGCAACGCCGGCATGGCGGCCGGGGGGAGGAAAGGCGGTAAGCTGGGTGAGCAGATGAAACACTGCGACGCCATCCTGAAGGAGATGCTGTCCAAAAAGCACGCCGCCTACGCCTGGCCCTTCTACAAGCCCGTGGACGCCGAGGCCCTGGAGCTGCACGACTACCACGACATCATCAAACACCCCATGGACCTGAGCACCGTCAGG AAAAAGATGGATAAAGGCGAGTACAGCGACCCTCAGAGTTTCGCCACCGATGTTAGGTTAATGTTCTCCAACTGTTACAAGTACAACCCCCCCGACCACGAGGTGGTGGCCATGGCACGCAAGCTGCAG GATGTCTTCGAGATGCGATTCGCCAAGATCCCCGACGAAGGCCTGGAGGCGTCGGTCCCGTCCACGACGCCATTGGTTAGTAAAAGCACCGCCTCGTCcgacagcagcaacaactccTCCTCAGACGAGTCGTCAGACTCGGAGGAGGAGCGCGCCACGCGATTGGCTGAGCTACAGGAGCAGGTTGGTGCTGCCGGCCAATCACAG CTGAAGGCCGTGCACGAGCAGCTGGCCGTCCTGTCGCAGGCGCCCGTCAGtaagccaaagaagaagaaagagaagaaggaCAAGGACAAGAAGAAGGACAAGGACAAAGGCAACAAGGCCAAGCTGGAGGAAGACAAGAAGCCCAAGGCTGCCGCACAGCAACCCAAAGCAGCCAATCAGAAGAAGGCGCCAGCACGCAAGGCAAACAGCACGGTGACAGCCACCAG GCAACCCAAGAGAGTCGGCAAGGCGGCAGGAGGCGGGTCCGCCAATGGAGATGACGGCGGCGGCGGTGGTGAGGAGTCGTCCCTGCCCATGTCGTACGACGAGAAGCGGCAACTGAGTCTGGACATCAACAGGCTCCCCGGGGAAAAACTGGGCCGCGTGGTCCACATTATCCAGTCCAGGGAACCTTCGCTGAGGGATTCCAACCCCGACGAGATCGAGATCGACTTCGAAACCCTCAAACCCTCCACGCTGCGAGAGCTGGAACGCTACGTCAAGTCCTGCCTGCAGAAGAAGCAGAGGAAGCTGATGC agaagcaagctgGAGGCGGGGCCTCAGGAGGCGGGGCTAGTCGTTTGAGTGGCAGCTCCTCTTCGTCCTCTGATGACAGTTCCTCAACGGgaacctcctcttcctcagacacagactga
- the LOC129179934 gene encoding glutathione S-transferase theta-1-like isoform X1 — protein sequence MPPKSHTKSTLWRSGEQQSAHFTKLNPMQKVPVLKDDGFVLTESDAILKYLCRKYAVAEHWYPQQPERRARVDEYTAWHHTNTRPHAAKVFLLEVLFPTRSGSAVDEAGLARAVSQLDEPMFLRKQAFLCGDDITLADLRAHAASRWQQTRPAGTSPAAALEDTGPVGAGRPLPRLPRRPVCHQRLPQGQAVTQPMLM from the exons ATGCCGCCAAAATCCCACACCAAGTCCACACTGTGGCGCTCAG GAGAACAGCAGAGTGCACACTTCACCAAGTTGAACCCCATGCAGAAAGTTCCCGTCTTGAAGGACGACGGCTTTGTGCTCACTGAGag tgatGCCATACTGAAGTACTTGTGCAGGAAGTACGCGGTGGCGGAGCACTGGTATCCACAACAACCAGAGAGACGAGCGCGAGTGGACGAGTACACGGCGTGGCATCACACCAACACGCGACCTCACGCCGCCAAAGTCTTCTTACTGGAG GTTCTGTTCCCGACCCGGTCGGGTTCGGCGGTGGACGAGGCTGGTTTGGCTCGTGCAGTGTCTCAGCTGGACGAGCCCATGTTTCTGCGGAAGCAGGCTTTTTTGTGCGGCGACGACATCACGCTGGCCGACCTGCGAGCTCATGCAG CCTCTAGGTGGCAGCAGACACGTCCTGCGGGGACGTCCCCAGCTGCAGCGTTGGAGGACACGGGTCCAGTCGGCGCTGGGCGACCCCTTCCACGACTCCCACGCCGTCCTGTATGCCATCAGAGACTGCCGCAAGGCCAAGCTGTGACCCAGCCCATGCTAATGTGA
- the LOC129179913 gene encoding bromodomain-containing protein 3-like isoform X3, with product MSDAPEAAPPSPPPLTNPPPPEVTNPTKPGRKTNQLQYMQNVVVKTLWKHQFAWPFYQPVDAIKLCLADYHKVIKNPMDMGTIKKRLENNYYWSASEAMQDFNTMFTNCYIYNKPTDDIVLMAQALEKIFLQKVAQMPQEEVALLPPAPKGKNKNKQPPAATTVSQQAESSASPPASYPSPSQTAVISTTPTNVPSTPPVSAPPPPAAMMPSAQPVVKKKGVKRKADTTTPTTSAISAGRADSPTAQDSKPAKLASSRREAAARPAKVRRETVEDVAAGDIGNAGMAAGGRKGGKLGEQMKHCDAILKEMLSKKHAAYAWPFYKPVDAEALELHDYHDIIKHPMDLSTVRKKMDKGEYSDPQSFATDVRLMFSNCYKYNPPDHEVVAMARKLQDVFEMRFAKIPDEGLEASVPSTTPLVSKSTASSDSSNNSSSDESSDSEEERATRLAELQEQLKAVHEQLAVLSQAPVSKPKKKKEKKDKDKKKDKDKGNKAKLEEDKKPKAAAQQPKAANQKKAPARKANSTVTATRQPKRVGKAAGGGSANGDDGGGGGEESSLPMSYDEKRQLSLDINRLPGEKLGRVVHIIQSREPSLRDSNPDEIEIDFETLKPSTLRELERYVKSCLQKKQRKLMQKQAGGGASGGGASRLSGSSSSSSDDSSSTGTSSSSDTD from the exons ATGTCGGATGCCCCTGAGGCTGCGCCCCCCAGCCCCCCTCCCCTCACCAACCCGCCACCCCCGGAGGTCACCAACCCCACCAAACCTGGCAG GAAGACCAATCAGCTGCAGTACATGCAGAATGTGGTGGTGAAGACTCTGTGGAAGCATCAGTTTGCGTGGCCCTTCTACCAGCCCGTGGATGCCATCAAGCTGTGCCTGGCG GACTACCATAAGGTCATCAAGAACCCCATGGACATGGGGACCATCAAGAAACGGCTGGAGAACAATTACTACTGGAGCGCCAGTGAGGCCATGCAGGACTTCAACACCATGTTCACCAACTGCTACATCTACAACAAG CCCACAGATGACATCGTGCTGATGGCTCAGGCTCTGGAGAAGATCTTCCTGCAGAAAGTAGCTCAGATGCCTCAAGAGGAAGTGGCTCTGCTCCCTCCTGCCCCCAAAGGcaagaacaagaacaaacaGCCTCCTGCTGCCACCACAG TGAGTCAGCAGGCGGAGTCTTCAGCATCGCCTCCTGCGTCCTACCCCTCCCCCTCCCAGACGGCAGTCATTTCGACCACGCCCACAAATGTCCCGTCCACGCCTCCCGTATCTGCTCCGCCGCCGCCAGCAGCCATGATGCCCTCTGCACAGCCTGTGGTCAAG AAGAAGGGGGTAAAGAGGAAAGCAGACACCACCACTCCCACCACGTCGGCCATCTCTGCGGGTCGTGCCGACTCTCCCACCGCACAGGACAGCAAACCAGCCAAGCTGGCCTCGTCCCGCCGCGAGGCTGCCGCAAGGCCCGCCAAAGTGCGCCGTGAGACCGTGGAGGACGTAGCGGCCGGCGACATCGGCAACGCCGGCATGGCGGCCGGGGGGAGGAAAGGCGGTAAGCTGGGTGAGCAGATGAAACACTGCGACGCCATCCTGAAGGAGATGCTGTCCAAAAAGCACGCCGCCTACGCCTGGCCCTTCTACAAGCCCGTGGACGCCGAGGCCCTGGAGCTGCACGACTACCACGACATCATCAAACACCCCATGGACCTGAGCACCGTCAGG AAAAAGATGGATAAAGGCGAGTACAGCGACCCTCAGAGTTTCGCCACCGATGTTAGGTTAATGTTCTCCAACTGTTACAAGTACAACCCCCCCGACCACGAGGTGGTGGCCATGGCACGCAAGCTGCAG GATGTCTTCGAGATGCGATTCGCCAAGATCCCCGACGAAGGCCTGGAGGCGTCGGTCCCGTCCACGACGCCATTGGTTAGTAAAAGCACCGCCTCGTCcgacagcagcaacaactccTCCTCAGACGAGTCGTCAGACTCGGAGGAGGAGCGCGCCACGCGATTGGCTGAGCTACAGGAGCAG CTGAAGGCCGTGCACGAGCAGCTGGCCGTCCTGTCGCAGGCGCCCGTCAGtaagccaaagaagaagaaagagaagaaggaCAAGGACAAGAAGAAGGACAAGGACAAAGGCAACAAGGCCAAGCTGGAGGAAGACAAGAAGCCCAAGGCTGCCGCACAGCAACCCAAAGCAGCCAATCAGAAGAAGGCGCCAGCACGCAAGGCAAACAGCACGGTGACAGCCACCAG GCAACCCAAGAGAGTCGGCAAGGCGGCAGGAGGCGGGTCCGCCAATGGAGATGACGGCGGCGGCGGTGGTGAGGAGTCGTCCCTGCCCATGTCGTACGACGAGAAGCGGCAACTGAGTCTGGACATCAACAGGCTCCCCGGGGAAAAACTGGGCCGCGTGGTCCACATTATCCAGTCCAGGGAACCTTCGCTGAGGGATTCCAACCCCGACGAGATCGAGATCGACTTCGAAACCCTCAAACCCTCCACGCTGCGAGAGCTGGAACGCTACGTCAAGTCCTGCCTGCAGAAGAAGCAGAGGAAGCTGATGC agaagcaagctgGAGGCGGGGCCTCAGGAGGCGGGGCTAGTCGTTTGAGTGGCAGCTCCTCTTCGTCCTCTGATGACAGTTCCTCAACGGgaacctcctcttcctcagacacagactga
- the LOC129179936 gene encoding putative uncharacterized protein BRD3OS, protein MADSGHAAVKAAAPAGAGPGPAIRPPLSEKALSEAFCRVRYRDTSLLVWQQQAAAPPSSYLSRSQSAWYSSYGNQAVLVRDKSSLEDVGQSRICNVM, encoded by the coding sequence ATGGCCGACTCAGGTCATGCCGCAGTAAAGGCCGCCGCACCAGCCGGTGCCGGTCCTGGTCCCGCCATTCGGCCCCCCCTGTCAGAGAAGGCCCTGTCTGAAGCGTTCTGCCGGGTACGGTACCGGGACACGTCTCTGCTGGTGTGGCAGCAGCAGGCGGCGGCGCCTCCGTCCTCGTACCTGAGCCGCAGCCAGTCTGCCTGGTACAGCAGCTACGGGAACCAGGCGGTTCTGGTCCGAGACAAGAGCAGCCTGGAGGACGTGGGCCAGTCCAGGATCTGCAACGTCATGTAG
- the LOC129179934 gene encoding glutathione S-transferase theta-1-like isoform X2, translated as MATDRLVNVYLDLLSQPCWAVHILLNAAKIPHQVHTVALSDAILKYLCRKYAVAEHWYPQQPERRARVDEYTAWHHTNTRPHAAKVFLLEVLFPTRSGSAVDEAGLARAVSQLDEPMFLRKQAFLCGDDITLADLRAHAASRWQQTRPAGTSPAAALEDTGPVGAGRPLPRLPRRPVCHQRLPQGQAVTQPMLM; from the exons ATGGCGACCGATCGACTGGTGAACGTTTATTTGGACCTCCTTTCTCAACCTTGCTGGGCCGTCCACATCCTCCTCAATGCCGCCAAAATCCCACACCAAGTCCACACTGTGGCGCTCAG tgatGCCATACTGAAGTACTTGTGCAGGAAGTACGCGGTGGCGGAGCACTGGTATCCACAACAACCAGAGAGACGAGCGCGAGTGGACGAGTACACGGCGTGGCATCACACCAACACGCGACCTCACGCCGCCAAAGTCTTCTTACTGGAG GTTCTGTTCCCGACCCGGTCGGGTTCGGCGGTGGACGAGGCTGGTTTGGCTCGTGCAGTGTCTCAGCTGGACGAGCCCATGTTTCTGCGGAAGCAGGCTTTTTTGTGCGGCGACGACATCACGCTGGCCGACCTGCGAGCTCATGCAG CCTCTAGGTGGCAGCAGACACGTCCTGCGGGGACGTCCCCAGCTGCAGCGTTGGAGGACACGGGTCCAGTCGGCGCTGGGCGACCCCTTCCACGACTCCCACGCCGTCCTGTATGCCATCAGAGACTGCCGCAAGGCCAAGCTGTGACCCAGCCCATGCTAATGTGA